From the bacterium genome, the window GCGCTGGACTGGGAGATATTCCCGCCCTGATCGCGAATGCCAAGCGTGGGACCATTGGGGCCGGAGACGGTGGCCGACATCAATTCCGTCCCGGAGGCATCGGTGGCGCGGAACACCAGTTGATCGGCCGGGCCGACGATGATGGTGTCGCCGGCGAGACTGACCAGGGTCAGCTGCGCCGCCTGCGCCGCTTCAGCGTCCTTGTCGAAGGCCGCTGTGGAACGCAACGTGAGGTTGCCCTCCATCGTGCCGCCGGTGGAGCCGTCGACGGTGCTGACACGGCGCGAATAGGCGCTGGCCGCCAACTGCGTGCGCGGCGACATCTCGGGATCGGCGCCCACTCGGATGCCCAGCCAGCGATCGGCGCCGGCGAAGACCGCATCCGCGATCGGCGTGTTGTCGCCCAAGAGCACGCTGACACGCCCCGCCGCATCGGGTGTGACGGTGCGTGTCTCCGTCCACACCGCGTTGCCGCCGCTGCCGGCGTCGTAGATGGTGAATGTGACCGAGACCGGCGCGGTGACCGGATCGCCGGATGCCGTTTGCAGCACGGCTTGGTAACTGAGTTTGCTGGGCGCGGCGGCGCCATAGGCCAAGACAGTCGTCAGGACCAGCGCGGTTCCGGCCAGATACGAGAACAGATCGCGACAGCGCATTGCGGTTCCTCCTGTTGGGTCCCTGGGTGCATTGTGAATCGTCTCATCTCGCCCAGAGTCCCGCGGCGGACAGACCACGGCCGTGCGGATTGTCTCCGCCACAAGGACTCTGGCATTGTTGGCGACTCTCGGACGCGACTGCGACGGCAAGACCGGCGTCCCTGCCTGCGCGGCGCGTGCGGTCACCCGCACGCGACCGGAATCATCCGGATTCCTGTCAGATGGTGCATCGGCGAGGAAAACTGTTACACATTGCGAGACGGGCGCTTGACGGCTGTCGCGGCCACATGGCTGTTACCCATTGTGCAATGCGGACTTGCGGCGGGGCCAATCAGTGGTTAAAATTGCGGTACGAAAGTGATCTCCGGCCAGTAACCTGATTTTGGGGCACATCAATACCGCGAATGACGCTGTCAGGCATGCCTCCCGGTAACCGCGATGTCGAACTGGAACAGGTGATCGCCGGGTTCCTGCGCGGCGACTCCACCCAGTTCCAGATCATCCGGCGGCAGATTGCCCGTCTGGTCGATCTCTGGTACTCGGCGCGCACCGCCGAGCGGGAGGACTTGGTCGCCGACACGCTCAAGAGTCTACTGGAAAACCTGCAGGCAGGGCAGTTTCAGGGGACGACCCTGAAGTCGCTCAACAGCTACATCTATGGCATGACGCGCTTCAAGGTCATGCGGGCGGTCCAGCGGGCGCGTCACAACGCGCCGCTGCCGGATGCCGAGGTCCTGGAGACACTGCCGGCGCCGCTGACCGGGGACCAGCATCGCGAGGCCGCGCACCGGCAATTGCTGGCCAAGATCTACGCCGCGCTCAACCCGACCTGCCGTGAACTTCTGACCCTGAAGTTTGCGCTGGGCTGGTCGGACCAGGAGATCGCCGACCACCGCAAAATGACAAAAAACGCCGTCTCGACGGCGGTGTCGCGTTGCATCCGGCGGGCGCAGACGCTGGATTTTGTCCGGGAGATCCTGTACCAGAAGCCGCCCTACGGGCACTATGAGGAATGAGGGGGCGAACGTGGAATGCCGTAACGACGAGATCGCATCCCTGTTGCCGGATTATTTCAGCGGGCATCTCGACAACGACAATCTTCGGAGGGTCGAGGCACACCTGCAGGAATGCGGCGTGTGCCGGGACAGCGTGAAGACCATGTCACTGCTCGCTTACTCCGGCGACACGGGCCGCGCGTCGCACCCGGCCAAGCATGTGCTGGCCCTGTACTACCGCAACCCGTCGCTTTTGCCCGACGGGATCGCCGAACGGATCGCCGCCCACCTCGCCGGCTGCCGGGACTGCGCCGGCGAAATCGCCATCCTGCAGGAGATGGAAAACGAACTGCGGCGCTCGGTCGGGGGAGGGGTCGAAACCGAGAGCGTCATCCACCGGCTGACGGTGCGCTATGGACGCTGGGCCGCCTATGCCGCGGCCGCCTGTCTGCTGGCGATGGTCGGGTTCCGCGTGCTGGTCACCGAGGACACGGGAGGCGGCTCCGCGCCGGTCTATCAACTGGCCGAGGC encodes:
- a CDS encoding sigma-70 family RNA polymerase sigma factor, whose product is MPPGNRDVELEQVIAGFLRGDSTQFQIIRRQIARLVDLWYSARTAEREDLVADTLKSLLENLQAGQFQGTTLKSLNSYIYGMTRFKVMRAVQRARHNAPLPDAEVLETLPAPLTGDQHREAAHRQLLAKIYAALNPTCRELLTLKFALGWSDQEIADHRKMTKNAVSTAVSRCIRRAQTLDFVREILYQKPPYGHYEE
- a CDS encoding zf-HC2 domain-containing protein, yielding MECRNDEIASLLPDYFSGHLDNDNLRRVEAHLQECGVCRDSVKTMSLLAYSGDTGRASHPAKHVLALYYRNPSLLPDGIAERIAAHLAGCRDCAGEIAILQEMENELRRSVGGGVETESVIHRLTVRYGRWAAYAAAACLLAMVGFRVLVTEDTGGGSAPVYQLAEARRGDASPSAITRPSGADVLRFAVPFYHLRDENDYTVYITDAQGQTTLAKAMKIDFPEPGRLLVRFDAEHIPDGDWQLVVKESRRGAAADSNVAYFPFRLSTQR